The Breoghania sp. L-A4 sequence GCGAACACGAAGGCGCTGGCGATGCGCTTGAAGATGTAGAGTTCGATCGTCTTCATACGGGGTCGGCAGGTTCCAGGACGTCTGTGGTGCGCGGCGCTCTGTGGCTATGCAATAGGGCTTTGATGCGGCAGTGCGAAACGCTTCTCGAACCGTGAGGCGGTTTGCCGCGCGACGGTGGCGCCCCGGACACACGGTTCCTTCGCCCATTAGCATGGACTTTGGTGAACGCCGGCTCAATAAACGAGGTTAACAATTCTTTTCAGTGCGCGGTTTCCCGCAGTTTGCGCGCCAATAAAAAGGCGTCCCGCCCGCCGCATAGCTGGTTAAGGGCGCGCGGTTGCGCCGGTCGTCCGGTGCGGGCGCGGGGGCCGTTGATGCCGGCGGCCCTAAAATCCGCCACACGGGATCTTTAAGTGCGGGTTGTCGCGCCGCACTATCGGCGTTCCGAATGCTTTTTCGCGATCCGCCCATGGATCGTCACGGCGGCGCTTGCCGTATGGCGCGAGCCGCTGCATTGTCTGCCCACCGTCGCCGCGTATTTCGCGCGACCCCGATTGGCCCGCCGTCTGGGCCGCTCACCAATTGAAGGAACCGGATCCAAACCATGGCACCTCTCCCCAGCATCAGCATTTCCAAGCCGGCCGACCCCAAAAAGGGCGTCGCCGTTGTCTATACCGATGAAAGTCTGGGCCTTGGTCCCGCCGCCGCCGCGATTGACAAGGCCGCGGGCGGCGCGATCACCCGCGCCATCAAGGCGGCGTCGTTTAAGGGCGCGGCCATGGGCACGCTCGATATTGTGGCGCCGGGTGGCGTCGAGCTGGACCGCATCGTCCTCGTCGGCATGGGCAAGATGGCGGAGATGAAGGAATACGACTGGGTTCGCCTGGGCGGTGTCAGCATGGGCCAGCTTGTCGGCGCCAAGGCAACCGCGGCTTCGGTTCATCTTGAGCGCGCCGATGGCGAGGCCGTCGATGCGGACCAGGCGGCTGACGTCGGCATGGGCATGAAGCTGCGCGCCTACAAATTCGACAAGTACAAGACCGCCAAGGACAAGGATGACAAGCCCAAGGCCGCCAGGATCACGATTCACGTGGAGTGCGCGGGCGACGCCAAGAAGGCATGGGGCGAGCGCGAGGGCGTTGCCGACGGCGCGATTCTGGCCCGCGATCTGGTCAACGAGCCGGCCAACGTGCTTGGCACCGAGGAATTCGCCCAGGCCGCGAAGGATCTCGAGAAGGTCGGCGTGAAGGTCGAGATTCTCGATGAAAAGGACATGGCCAAACTGGGCATGCGCTCGCTTCTGGCCGTCGGTCAGGGCTCGGTGCGTCCGTCCAAGATGGCGATCATGCGCTGGAACGGCGGCAAGGCGAAGCAGCAGCCCATCGCGTTTGTCGGCAAGGGCGTGGTGTTCGACACCGGCGGCATCTCCATCAAGCCGGCGGCAAGCATGGAAGACATGAAGGGCGACATGGGCGGCGCGGGCGCCGTCACCGGCCTGATGCACGCGCTGGCCGCGCGCAAGGCGAAAGCGAACGTGGTCGGCGTCATCGGGCTTGTGGAAAACATGCCCGACGCCAACGCCCAGCGCCCGGGCGACATCGTCACCGCCATGTCGGGCAAGACCATCGAGGTGCTCAACACCGACGCGGAAGGCCGCATGGTGCTGGCCGACGCCCTTTGGTACACCCAGGAAACCTTCAAGCCGGCCTTCATGATCAATCTGGCGACGCTCACCGGCGCGATCATCGTGGCGCTGGGCAGCCAGAACGCGGGGCTGTTCTCCAACAACGACGAGCTGTCCGAGCGTCTGATTGCCGCTGGCTTGGCCACCGGCGAGCCGCTGTGGCGCATGCCGCTGTCGAAGGAATACGACAAGCTGATCGAGGCCAAGAACGCCGACATCAAGAACACCGGCGGGCGCAACGCCGGTTCGATCACCGCCGCCCAGTTCCTGCAGCATTTCGTTAATGACGTGCCGTGGGCGCATCTGGACATCGCCGGCACAGCCATGTCCTCGCCGGAGAACGACATCAACAAGTCCTGGGCCTCGGGCTACGGCGTGCGCCTGCTCGACCGTCTGGTGCGCGACCACTACGAAGGCTGACGCAAAACCGCCCGGCGCGCAATGCGTGCCGGGCGGTTTGAATTCCAGGACGAACCGGCTAGATGGCCTCTTCAGCAAATGCGAAGAGCCATCAACCGGGAAAGCGCTGCAGGTCGGATGGGCCGGCGCTCAGGCGTTAGCAGGTCTTGTAGGCCTGCTGGCATGCGCTGGCTTCATCGGTGACGACGACGCCGAGGCTGGCCATGGCGCCGGCGATGCCGGCGACAAGAAACACGAAAAGAACACAACGCGCGATCATTGAGCACTCCTGGAGACACCGGCCTTCGGACGG is a genomic window containing:
- a CDS encoding leucyl aminopeptidase, with translation MAPLPSISISKPADPKKGVAVVYTDESLGLGPAAAAIDKAAGGAITRAIKAASFKGAAMGTLDIVAPGGVELDRIVLVGMGKMAEMKEYDWVRLGGVSMGQLVGAKATAASVHLERADGEAVDADQAADVGMGMKLRAYKFDKYKTAKDKDDKPKAARITIHVECAGDAKKAWGEREGVADGAILARDLVNEPANVLGTEEFAQAAKDLEKVGVKVEILDEKDMAKLGMRSLLAVGQGSVRPSKMAIMRWNGGKAKQQPIAFVGKGVVFDTGGISIKPAASMEDMKGDMGGAGAVTGLMHALAARKAKANVVGVIGLVENMPDANAQRPGDIVTAMSGKTIEVLNTDAEGRMVLADALWYTQETFKPAFMINLATLTGAIIVALGSQNAGLFSNNDELSERLIAAGLATGEPLWRMPLSKEYDKLIEAKNADIKNTGGRNAGSITAAQFLQHFVNDVPWAHLDIAGTAMSSPENDINKSWASGYGVRLLDRLVRDHYEG